A stretch of Candidatus Sphingomonas phytovorans DNA encodes these proteins:
- a CDS encoding dihydroorotase: protein MIRAFSNAHLVGAQLGGPETLVIDAEKIVSTGAGTIPEGADLTDCATLGRSVLVAPAIIDLGVFSVDKAACRAGGIVRVGLMPDQSPVLDDPGIIQRAADMGKPDIWVHPIAAATRGLAGTDLAEMAIAHDAGARAVATGRRWIADSGVMRRVLAYARDCDLTVIAHAEDAGLVGSAVATEGETATRLGLPSAPATAEALAIARDLLLAEETGARIHFRQVTTSAGFDLVRRAKARGLPVTCGITPAHLFLSDNAMSDFRTFAHLSPALRSESDRQAALAAVADGTIDILCSGHDPRGPEEKRLPFADSSAGMAGAETLLALSLGLVRDQVIGIDRLFALLAANPAKILGLDSGTLTPGAPADFMLLDWEAPWQIDTDRMVAKAGNTPFDKLPVQGKVLRLFKGGSELR, encoded by the coding sequence ATGATCCGCGCCTTCTCCAACGCCCATCTGGTCGGTGCGCAGCTAGGCGGTCCTGAAACACTGGTGATCGATGCCGAGAAGATCGTCTCGACCGGCGCCGGCACGATACCCGAGGGTGCCGACCTCACCGATTGCGCCACCTTAGGCCGCTCGGTCCTCGTCGCGCCCGCCATCATCGATCTCGGCGTCTTCTCCGTCGACAAGGCGGCGTGCCGCGCCGGCGGCATCGTGCGGGTCGGGCTGATGCCGGATCAGTCGCCGGTGCTCGACGACCCCGGGATCATCCAGCGCGCCGCCGACATGGGCAAGCCCGACATCTGGGTCCATCCGATCGCCGCCGCGACGCGCGGCCTGGCCGGTACTGACCTGGCCGAAATGGCGATAGCCCATGATGCCGGCGCCCGTGCCGTTGCCACCGGCCGTCGCTGGATCGCCGATTCAGGCGTGATGCGCCGCGTGCTCGCCTATGCGCGTGACTGCGACCTCACCGTCATCGCCCATGCCGAGGATGCCGGGCTCGTCGGCTCGGCCGTCGCGACCGAGGGCGAGACCGCGACCCGTCTCGGCCTGCCCTCCGCGCCGGCCACCGCCGAAGCACTGGCGATCGCCCGCGACCTGCTGCTCGCCGAGGAAACCGGCGCCCGCATCCACTTCCGCCAGGTGACGACGTCAGCCGGCTTCGACCTGGTCCGCCGCGCCAAGGCGCGCGGCCTGCCGGTGACCTGCGGCATCACCCCTGCCCATCTGTTCCTGTCCGACAATGCGATGAGCGATTTCCGCACCTTCGCGCATCTTTCCCCCGCGCTCCGCAGCGAAAGCGATCGTCAGGCGGCGCTCGCGGCGGTCGCTGACGGCACGATCGACATCCTCTGCTCGGGCCATGATCCGCGCGGGCCAGAGGAAAAGCGCCTGCCCTTCGCCGATTCCTCCGCGGGCATGGCCGGCGCCGAGACCCTGCTCGCGCTGTCGCTCGGGCTGGTCCGCGATCAGGTGATCGGGATCGACCGGCTGTTCGCCTTGCTCGCCGCCAATCCGGCGAAGATCCTGGGGCTGGATTCAGGCACGCTGACACCGGGCGCGCCCGCCGACTTCATGCTGCTCGACTGGGAAGCGCCGTGGCAGATCGATACTGATCGCATGGTCGCGAAGGCCGGCAACACGCCGTTCGACAAGCTACCGGTGCAAGGCAAGGTGCTTCGCCTGTTCAAGGGCGGCAGTGAACTACGCTAG
- a CDS encoding aspartate carbamoyltransferase catalytic subunit: MPASDHRPATLIQGSAVFPHRHLTGIDGLQPHEIMFLLDEAEQWVEANRSRAKSDKRLEGLTQINAFFENSTRTLLSFEIAGKRLGADVVNMHAAQSSVKKGETLIDTAMTLNAMRADVIVIRHMSSGAVRLIADKVDCPVLNAGDGSHEHPTQALLDALTIRRRRGSVAGQRVVICGDVLHSRVARSNILSLTALAAEVRVCAPSTLMPAAIERMGVTPFTDFDAALDGADVVMMLRLQTERMSGGFVPSMREYHMRYGLTLDRLARARPDALVMHPGPMNRGVEIDSNVADHAERSAITEQVEMGVAVRMACLDVLTRRARKVEGWA, translated from the coding sequence ATCATGTTCCTGCTCGACGAAGCGGAACAATGGGTCGAAGCGAACCGAAGCCGGGCGAAAAGCGACAAGCGGCTCGAAGGCCTCACCCAGATCAACGCGTTCTTCGAGAACAGCACGCGCACGCTTCTCTCGTTCGAGATCGCCGGCAAGCGCCTGGGTGCCGACGTGGTCAACATGCACGCCGCCCAATCCTCGGTGAAGAAGGGCGAGACGCTGATCGACACCGCGATGACGCTCAACGCGATGCGCGCCGATGTCATCGTCATCCGCCATATGAGCTCGGGCGCGGTGCGGCTGATCGCCGACAAGGTCGATTGCCCGGTGCTCAATGCCGGCGACGGCAGCCACGAACACCCGACCCAGGCGCTGCTCGACGCGCTGACCATCCGCCGCCGCCGCGGGTCGGTCGCCGGCCAGCGAGTCGTCATCTGCGGCGACGTGCTGCACAGCCGGGTCGCCCGTTCCAACATCCTGTCGCTGACGGCGCTCGCCGCCGAGGTGCGGGTCTGCGCCCCCTCGACGCTGATGCCCGCCGCGATCGAGCGGATGGGCGTGACACCTTTCACTGATTTCGACGCGGCGCTCGACGGTGCCGACGTGGTCATGATGCTCCGCCTCCAGACCGAGCGCATGTCGGGTGGCTTCGTCCCCTCGATGCGCGAATATCATATGCGCTACGGCCTGACGCTCGACCGTCTCGCCCGGGCCAGGCCCGATGCGCTGGTCATGCATCCCGGCCCGATGAACCGCGGCGTGGAGATCGATTCGAACGTTGCCGACCATGCCGAGCGATCGGCCATCACGGAGCAGGTCGAGATGGGCGTGGCGGTGCGCATGGCCTGTCTCGACGTGCTGACGCGACGAGCCCGCAAGGTGGAGGGCTGGGCATGA
- a CDS encoding SPOR domain-containing protein, whose amino-acid sequence MKTRAIVTLGLGALVACGALAGITSHGGIAFASARDESRAERKAAAEAGKAQAALAGGRPEQAVAHAEAAVGLRPQVTSFRVLLANSYLRAGRFDSARQAFADAMTLDASNGKLPLNLALTQIATGDWSGARQTLDTHKDIIPVSDRGLAMALAGDPAGAVEMLNAAVRTPGADAKTRQNFALSLALAGRWQDARMMAAVDLAPAEVDQRMTQWATFARPKSAYDQVASLLGVTPVRDPGQPTALALNATSGVGLAALAPVDAFMPGQAENAAKIAQEMGTPVPAAAPVPDAGATPAPAPVEVASTPAPAFASVVFGPREEVVQHLPASVREPVSRPAPASEVSAPVRVASATAAPRTPAKGSFFVQLGAFENAAVAKNAWTRVTRSNASFAAQTPSGMSITSKAGTFYRLSVGGFARGEADALCRSYKAKGGNCFVRAHAGDQVALWAHPAGRQMASR is encoded by the coding sequence ATGAAGACCCGGGCGATCGTCACTCTTGGGCTCGGCGCGCTGGTGGCGTGCGGCGCACTGGCCGGCATCACCTCGCATGGCGGCATTGCCTTTGCCAGCGCGCGCGACGAATCGCGCGCCGAGCGCAAGGCAGCCGCCGAAGCCGGCAAGGCGCAGGCGGCGCTCGCCGGCGGCAGGCCCGAGCAGGCAGTGGCCCATGCCGAAGCCGCGGTGGGCCTCCGCCCGCAGGTGACGAGCTTCCGCGTGCTGCTGGCCAACAGCTATCTCCGTGCCGGTCGTTTCGATTCAGCGCGTCAGGCCTTTGCCGATGCGATGACGCTCGATGCCAGCAACGGCAAATTGCCGCTCAACCTCGCCTTGACCCAGATCGCCACGGGCGACTGGAGCGGCGCGCGCCAGACGCTCGATACGCACAAGGACATCATTCCGGTCAGCGACCGCGGGTTGGCCATGGCATTGGCGGGTGACCCCGCCGGTGCGGTCGAGATGCTGAATGCAGCGGTGCGTACCCCGGGGGCCGACGCCAAGACCCGGCAGAATTTCGCGCTCAGCCTCGCGCTTGCCGGCCGCTGGCAGGATGCCAGGATGATGGCTGCCGTCGATCTGGCGCCGGCCGAGGTCGATCAGCGGATGACTCAATGGGCGACCTTTGCCCGCCCGAAATCAGCCTATGACCAGGTCGCTTCGCTGCTCGGCGTCACGCCGGTGCGCGATCCCGGCCAGCCGACCGCGCTTGCGCTGAACGCGACGTCGGGTGTCGGGCTCGCCGCCCTTGCGCCGGTCGATGCGTTCATGCCCGGCCAGGCCGAGAATGCCGCCAAGATAGCGCAGGAGATGGGAACGCCCGTTCCCGCCGCCGCGCCGGTGCCCGATGCGGGCGCAACGCCTGCCCCGGCGCCGGTCGAGGTTGCCTCGACACCGGCGCCTGCCTTTGCCAGCGTGGTCTTTGGCCCGCGCGAGGAAGTCGTGCAGCACCTCCCGGCCAGTGTCAGGGAGCCGGTGTCGCGTCCCGCTCCGGCGTCCGAGGTTTCAGCCCCGGTCCGCGTGGCGAGCGCGACGGCCGCGCCGCGCACCCCGGCCAAGGGCAGCTTCTTCGTCCAGCTCGGCGCATTCGAGAATGCGGCGGTGGCCAAGAATGCCTGGACCCGAGTCACGCGCAGCAATGCGAGCTTCGCCGCGCAGACGCCTTCGGGCATGAGCATCACGTCGAAGGCGGGCACTTTCTATCGCCTTTCGGTCGGCGGTTTCGCCCGCGGTGAGGCAGATGCGCTGTGCCGCAGCTACAAGGCCAAGGGCGGCAATTGCTTCGTCCGCGCCCATGCCGGCGATCAGGTCGCGCTATGGGCACATCCCGCCGGCCGGCAGATGGCTTCGCGCTGA